The following coding sequences lie in one Polynucleobacter asymbioticus genomic window:
- a CDS encoding NUDIX hydrolase, with the protein MKFCSHCAAPISIKIPADDSRERHVCDSCGSIHYFNPRNVVGSIPVYGDQVLLCRRAIQPRHGYWTLPAGFMELGESTSTGAARETQEEAGAIVEIGPLYSLLNVPHAEQVHLFYLASMSTPNFEAGEESLEVALFQEKDIPWNEIAFPTVKQTLEWFFADRAAGVFDSGLEFSVRSRDILPTEKI; encoded by the coding sequence ATGAAGTTTTGCTCGCACTGCGCAGCGCCGATTAGCATCAAGATACCTGCAGATGATTCGCGAGAACGTCATGTTTGCGACTCGTGCGGAAGCATTCATTACTTCAATCCACGTAACGTAGTCGGTAGCATCCCCGTCTATGGTGATCAAGTTCTATTGTGTCGACGCGCCATACAGCCACGTCATGGCTACTGGACTCTCCCCGCCGGGTTTATGGAGCTTGGTGAGAGCACCAGCACTGGGGCGGCTCGTGAAACACAAGAGGAAGCGGGCGCCATAGTGGAGATCGGCCCACTCTACTCACTTCTGAACGTGCCGCATGCAGAACAAGTACATCTCTTTTACCTCGCCTCGATGAGCACGCCAAACTTTGAGGCTGGGGAAGAGAGTTTAGAGGTTGCCCTCTTTCAGGAGAAAGATATTCCTTGGAATGAGATTGCTTTTCCAACAGTTAAGCAAACCCTAGAGTGGTTCTTTGCCGATCGCGCCGCAGGAGTCTTTGATTCGGGACTTGAATTTAGCGTTCGTAGCCGAGATATCTTGCCAACAGAAAAAATCTGA
- the aat gene encoding leucyl/phenylalanyl-tRNA--protein transferase produces MSNINWLGSQDEFPNPIDCPDPDPSVPGLIAVSERIYPGQLARAYQMGIFPWYSENQPVLWWSPNPRMVLKPSNFKCHDSLKKTIKHFLSDPQKNICVDDDFGAVVRSCATTRRKDQDGTWITHEIMDAYTDLHEQGHAHSIAVKEHGRLIGGLYCVAFGGMVFGESMFSHQTDASKIALATLTAWCKQQQVEMIDCQQETAHLDSLGASPVARDEFLAHLQVALKQTNIEIPWKFDKAILRHWL; encoded by the coding sequence ATGAGCAATATCAACTGGTTGGGATCGCAGGATGAATTTCCTAATCCGATCGATTGCCCAGATCCTGATCCTAGCGTTCCAGGTTTAATTGCCGTAAGCGAACGAATTTATCCAGGGCAGTTAGCTCGTGCATACCAAATGGGGATCTTTCCTTGGTATTCCGAAAACCAGCCAGTGTTGTGGTGGTCACCAAACCCCAGAATGGTTTTAAAGCCCAGTAATTTTAAATGCCATGATTCCCTTAAGAAAACCATTAAACATTTTTTATCAGACCCACAAAAAAATATCTGTGTAGATGATGACTTTGGTGCAGTCGTTCGATCTTGCGCCACTACGAGAAGAAAAGATCAGGATGGAACCTGGATCACCCATGAAATTATGGACGCCTATACAGATCTGCATGAACAAGGGCATGCACACAGCATTGCAGTCAAAGAGCATGGACGACTGATAGGCGGCCTCTATTGCGTGGCATTTGGTGGGATGGTGTTTGGAGAATCCATGTTTAGCCATCAAACTGACGCATCCAAAATTGCCTTGGCTACCCTGACTGCTTGGTGTAAACAACAACAAGTCGAGATGATTGACTGTCAGCAGGAGACAGCCCACCTTGATTCCTTGGGCGCTTCACCCGTGGCTAGAGATGAATTTTTAGCGCACCTGCAAGTTGCCTTAAAGCAAACTAATATAGAGATTCCCTGGAAATTTGATAAAGCGATTTTGCGTCACTGGCTATGA
- a CDS encoding arginyltransferase, which translates to MTQLKELPLTELQFYATAPYPCSYLPGKIARSQVATPSHLIHADLYGELVNAGFRRSGLYTYRPYCDECSACTATRIPVKDFAPNRSQKRSWKKHAGLEIRVLNLGYQEEHFELYQRYQNERHAGGDLDQGGEDNQDQYMQFLLQSRVNSRIIEFRDGPHDPHPGRLRMVSMIDILDQGISSVYTFFDTSSNSASYGNFSILWQIQQALELDLPYLYLGYYIENSEKMAYKAKFQPIQGLIDDHWQLIIGP; encoded by the coding sequence ATGACCCAATTAAAAGAACTCCCCCTCACTGAACTTCAGTTCTACGCAACAGCACCCTATCCCTGCAGCTATTTGCCGGGAAAAATAGCTCGATCACAGGTAGCAACGCCCTCTCACTTAATCCATGCTGATTTATATGGTGAGTTAGTCAATGCAGGATTTCGTCGGAGTGGTTTATATACCTATCGTCCATATTGCGATGAATGCAGTGCCTGTACTGCAACCCGCATTCCAGTAAAGGACTTTGCACCCAATCGCAGTCAAAAGCGCTCTTGGAAAAAACATGCTGGACTAGAGATTCGTGTACTGAACCTAGGCTATCAAGAAGAGCACTTTGAGCTCTATCAACGCTACCAAAATGAGCGTCATGCTGGTGGTGATTTGGATCAAGGTGGCGAAGATAACCAAGATCAATACATGCAGTTTTTATTACAAAGTCGTGTTAACTCCAGAATTATTGAATTTCGTGATGGTCCACATGACCCCCATCCAGGCCGTCTGCGCATGGTCAGCATGATTGACATCTTAGATCAAGGCATCTCCTCGGTTTACACCTTCTTTGATACCAGCAGTAACTCAGCGAGTTATGGAAATTTCAGCATCTTATGGCAAATTCAGCAGGCGCTGGAGCTAGATCTCCCCTATCTCTACTTAGGCTACTACATTGAGAATAGTGAAAAAATGGCCTACAAAGCGAAGTTTCAACCAATTCAAGGATTGATTGATGATCACTGGCAACTCATCATTGGGCCATAA
- a CDS encoding quinone-dependent dihydroorotate dehydrogenase → MIDSYPLLRPWLFSLDPEQAHNITLSNLDRAQRWGLLRCLVEQPTPDPRNLCGITFPNPVGLAAGLDKDGKHIDALGALGFGFLEIGTVTPKPQPGNPKPRMFRLPQAQAIINRMGFNNDGVDACVKRVRDSAYWQNGGIVGLNIGKNASTPIENAASDYVTAMEAVYAVASYITVNISSPNTQNLRALQGEDMLRSLLGSLHLAREALSDLHGVRKPLFLKIAPDLNQNDIKLIADLLLEFKIDAIIATNTTIARDAVQGLEFGDEMGGLSGAPVRTASTEVVKSLKHCLGDAIPIIGVGGILSGKDAQEKMTAGASLVQIYSGLIYRGPKLVSECAEALKQ, encoded by the coding sequence ATGATCGATAGCTACCCTCTACTACGCCCCTGGCTGTTTTCTTTAGATCCAGAGCAAGCCCACAACATTACCTTAAGCAATCTAGATCGCGCGCAGCGATGGGGCTTGTTGCGATGCTTGGTAGAGCAACCAACTCCAGATCCCCGCAACTTATGTGGCATCACTTTTCCCAATCCAGTTGGTCTTGCTGCTGGTCTTGATAAGGATGGCAAACATATTGATGCACTTGGCGCCCTAGGCTTTGGCTTTTTAGAAATTGGCACTGTTACACCAAAACCTCAGCCAGGCAATCCTAAGCCCCGCATGTTTCGCTTGCCACAAGCACAAGCAATTATTAATCGCATGGGCTTTAATAATGACGGCGTTGATGCCTGTGTAAAGCGCGTGCGTGATTCTGCATATTGGCAAAACGGTGGCATTGTTGGCTTAAATATTGGCAAGAATGCAAGCACCCCGATTGAGAATGCTGCCAGCGATTATGTTACGGCCATGGAAGCGGTCTATGCGGTTGCTTCATACATCACTGTGAACATCTCATCCCCCAATACCCAAAACTTACGAGCACTACAGGGCGAAGACATGCTGCGCTCTTTGCTTGGCTCTTTACACTTAGCACGTGAAGCCCTAAGTGATCTGCATGGCGTACGCAAGCCGCTATTTTTAAAAATAGCTCCCGATCTTAATCAAAACGATATCAAACTCATTGCCGACCTATTACTTGAATTTAAGATCGACGCAATCATCGCCACCAATACAACGATTGCCCGCGATGCGGTTCAAGGCTTGGAGTTTGGAGATGAAATGGGTGGCTTATCCGGAGCCCCAGTTCGCACAGCATCCACTGAAGTCGTCAAGAGCCTCAAACACTGCCTAGGGGATGCCATACCGATTATTGGCGTTGGTGGCATTTTGTCTGGCAAGGATGCTCAAGAAAAAATGACTGCTGGGGCTAGTTTGGTGCAGATCTATAGTGGCCTCATTTACCGTGGCCCAAAACTGGTTTCGGAATGCGCTGAAGCATTAAAACAGTAA
- a CDS encoding IclR family transcriptional regulator, with translation MSNMTTSKPEKLPKTPGEAGKTAIQVVERMMNLLDALATHEEASSLKNLAEETDLHPSTAHRILNDLVACRLVERGDGGTYRLGLKLLELGNLVKARLSVREAAQGPMRALHKLTGETINLSVRQGDEIVYIDRAYSERSGMQVVRAIGGRAPLHLTSVGKLFLASDDASQVRAYVTRTGLAGHTRNSITEPGKLESELNQVRKSGHARDNEELELGVSCVAAEIYDDSGKLVAGLSLSSPTDRIQADWLKLLQDTALQISKGMGYKPKIGDANS, from the coding sequence ATGAGCAATATGACGACGAGCAAACCTGAAAAATTGCCAAAAACACCTGGTGAGGCTGGAAAAACAGCGATTCAGGTGGTGGAACGCATGATGAATCTGCTCGATGCCTTGGCCACCCATGAAGAAGCTAGCAGTCTTAAAAACCTAGCTGAAGAAACCGATTTACACCCCTCTACAGCCCACCGCATCCTCAATGACCTAGTTGCCTGCCGATTAGTCGAGCGTGGCGATGGCGGCACCTACCGACTCGGCCTCAAGTTGCTTGAGCTTGGTAATCTCGTTAAAGCTCGGTTATCTGTTCGAGAAGCGGCGCAAGGGCCAATGCGGGCCTTACATAAACTCACTGGTGAAACCATTAACTTATCAGTACGCCAAGGCGATGAGATTGTCTATATCGACCGCGCCTACAGTGAACGCTCTGGTATGCAAGTAGTTCGGGCCATTGGCGGTCGCGCACCACTCCACCTGACATCTGTTGGAAAGTTATTTTTAGCGAGCGATGATGCAAGTCAGGTTCGCGCTTATGTCACACGCACTGGTTTGGCCGGTCACACTAGAAATAGCATTACTGAACCCGGGAAATTAGAATCCGAACTCAATCAAGTTCGTAAATCAGGTCATGCGCGTGATAACGAAGAATTAGAACTAGGTGTCAGTTGCGTTGCTGCTGAGATTTATGATGACAGCGGTAAATTGGTTGCCGGTCTCTCATTAAGCTCTCCCACCGACCGCATTCAGGCCGACTGGCTAAAGCTACTTCAAGACACGGCCCTACAGATTTCCAAGGGAATGGGCTACAAACCTAAAATTGGCGACGCTAATTCTTAA
- a CDS encoding serine hydrolase, giving the protein MYLNRIWRFALAGLIAFGVATSFQAIAANKDSQTTKSTKGSAKTSAKSEPKKAAKNTKKSKTVRTTVTRSSEPVVAARPSFATALGLRGQHDDLSLKSSVAMVVNQDTKEVYFEKNSSVSLPIASITKLMTAMVVLDSKLPLEETIVINADDVQSYRTSRLAGGTVLTREEALLLSLMSSENRAAYTLGRNYPGGMKAFIDAMNRKAKEIGMTHSHFADPTGLLSENVASAEDLTRMLSAAYQYKVIREFSTWPELTMVIAKRPQKFLNTNRLVRAGDMNIGLQKTGFINAAGKCLVMQARVNNTPLLLVFLDSVGTQSRFADAVRVRDWYERMPSGEPTAIRRLM; this is encoded by the coding sequence ATGTATTTGAATCGTATTTGGCGCTTCGCTCTAGCTGGACTCATCGCATTTGGCGTAGCCACTTCTTTTCAGGCTATCGCAGCCAATAAAGACTCCCAAACTACTAAGTCAACTAAGGGCTCAGCAAAGACTTCCGCTAAATCAGAGCCTAAGAAAGCTGCTAAGAATACTAAGAAGTCAAAAACTGTTCGCACTACGGTAACTCGTTCGAGTGAGCCTGTTGTTGCGGCAAGGCCCTCATTCGCAACCGCATTGGGCTTGCGTGGTCAGCACGATGATTTGAGTTTGAAATCGAGTGTGGCGATGGTGGTGAACCAAGATACCAAAGAAGTGTATTTTGAAAAGAATTCCTCTGTCAGTTTGCCGATCGCTTCCATTACGAAGCTAATGACTGCAATGGTTGTGCTGGACTCCAAATTACCTCTCGAGGAAACCATCGTCATTAATGCTGACGATGTTCAAAGCTATCGGACTTCACGTCTTGCTGGTGGAACGGTTCTGACGCGAGAAGAAGCCTTATTACTGTCTTTGATGTCTTCCGAGAATCGTGCAGCCTATACCCTTGGACGTAATTATCCGGGTGGTATGAAGGCTTTTATCGATGCCATGAATCGCAAGGCGAAAGAAATTGGTATGACACATTCTCATTTTGCAGATCCCACTGGCTTGCTGAGCGAAAACGTTGCCTCTGCTGAAGATCTCACGCGCATGTTAAGTGCTGCTTACCAATATAAGGTGATTCGTGAGTTCTCTACTTGGCCTGAGTTGACAATGGTTATCGCCAAGCGTCCGCAGAAGTTTCTCAATACCAATCGCTTAGTTCGTGCTGGTGATATGAATATTGGTTTACAAAAGACCGGCTTTATCAATGCGGCAGGCAAATGCCTGGTGATGCAAGCCCGTGTTAATAACACGCCTTTGCTTTTGGTTTTCTTGGACTCGGTTGGTACGCAATCGCGTTTTGCTGATGCGGTCAGGGTGCGCGATTGGTATGAGCGTATGCCTTCAGGTGAACCTACTGCAATCCGTCGCTTAATGTAA
- a CDS encoding DMT family transporter, translated as MRLKLDSLIAPLFVLIWSTGFVIARLAMPYVEPAGFLFWRFAGVLMAMACLSLVWKISWPSWSQIKHIAVAGVLLQFGYLLGVWFAVRLGMTAGLVAIIVGLQPILTAWFAAWVSEKVTGRQWIGLAFGFTGVALVVAEKIGFAHIPLLSYILAFAALLSITFGTLYQKKFCPVFDLRAGSSIQFGVSAVLCFICMYFFESGEMVWNVPVVGALLWAIFPLSIGSISLLFMMIRKGAATKVTSLLYLTPPTTAVMAWFLFDEPFTLLMAGGLLLTMTGVVLVNRGQTSTVATIAE; from the coding sequence ATGAGATTGAAGCTTGACAGCTTAATTGCCCCATTATTTGTATTGATCTGGAGTACTGGCTTTGTCATTGCACGCTTGGCAATGCCTTATGTGGAGCCAGCTGGCTTTTTGTTTTGGCGATTTGCAGGTGTTTTAATGGCCATGGCCTGTCTGAGTTTGGTATGGAAAATCAGTTGGCCAAGCTGGTCGCAAATCAAGCACATTGCTGTAGCGGGCGTATTGCTTCAATTTGGTTATCTGCTTGGCGTTTGGTTTGCGGTCCGCTTAGGTATGACTGCTGGTTTAGTCGCCATTATTGTCGGCTTACAGCCCATCTTGACCGCTTGGTTTGCTGCTTGGGTATCTGAGAAAGTCACTGGGCGCCAATGGATAGGGTTAGCTTTTGGATTTACTGGTGTGGCTTTGGTGGTTGCAGAGAAAATTGGTTTTGCGCATATTCCTTTATTAAGTTACATCCTTGCTTTTGCTGCCTTGCTTTCTATTACCTTTGGCACGCTTTACCAAAAGAAATTCTGTCCAGTATTTGACCTTCGTGCAGGCTCATCAATTCAGTTTGGGGTCTCAGCCGTTTTGTGCTTTATCTGCATGTATTTCTTCGAGTCTGGAGAAATGGTTTGGAATGTCCCTGTCGTTGGAGCTTTACTTTGGGCTATTTTCCCGTTATCGATTGGATCTATTAGCTTGCTCTTTATGATGATTCGCAAAGGGGCTGCTACCAAGGTGACGAGCCTCTTATATCTGACGCCACCTACTACTGCAGTGATGGCATGGTTCTTATTTGATGAGCCCTTTACTTTATTGATGGCAGGGGGCTTGTTGCTTACTATGACTGGGGTTGTGCTGGTAAATCGTGGGCAAACAAGTACTGTTGCCACCATTGCTGAATAG
- a CDS encoding phasin family protein, translating to MNLTPEQIAAAQKANLETLSGLTNQALKSIEQLVELNMHIAKQSLGESMSSAKKALEIKDIQQLLAHQAEAVQPMAEKIMAYSRHLYELAHETQASFTKSAEQELQAGQKKINALVEDWTKNAPAGSEAAVTAMKQAIASATNVFETSQKAVKHAVEVAQTNLNNATSSVEKTMKTAGKPASKPTKKK from the coding sequence ATGAACTTAACGCCTGAACAAATCGCAGCGGCGCAAAAAGCCAATTTAGAAACTTTAAGTGGACTGACCAATCAAGCACTTAAAAGCATTGAGCAATTGGTCGAACTCAATATGCATATAGCTAAGCAAAGCTTAGGTGAAAGCATGAGCAGTGCAAAAAAAGCATTAGAAATAAAAGACATTCAACAGCTCCTCGCCCATCAAGCTGAGGCAGTTCAGCCCATGGCTGAAAAAATTATGGCCTATAGCCGTCATCTTTATGAGTTGGCTCATGAGACCCAAGCCAGCTTTACCAAATCTGCCGAACAAGAATTACAAGCAGGTCAGAAAAAAATTAATGCCCTGGTAGAAGACTGGACCAAAAATGCTCCTGCAGGATCTGAAGCGGCAGTTACTGCTATGAAACAAGCAATCGCATCCGCGACCAATGTATTTGAAACCAGTCAAAAGGCTGTGAAGCATGCAGTTGAGGTAGCTCAAACTAATTTGAATAACGCTACTAGCTCAGTTGAGAAGACCATGAAAACTGCTGGCAAGCCTGCAAGTAAACCTACTAAGAAGAAATAA
- the lpdA gene encoding dihydrolipoyl dehydrogenase: MAKQIILVPDIGDYSDVPVIEVLIKVGDVIEKEQPLLVLESDKATMEVPADSAGTILSISVKAGDKVSKGSAVAEIEVGAAAVPQASTPVASLSPAPAPAATPVISAPIAGQYSGKVDHECEVLVLGAGPGGYSAAFRSADLGMSTILIERYATLGGVCLNVGCIPSKALLHTTAVMDEVKTMSKHGISYGAPKIEIDQLRGYKDSVIAKLTGGLAGMAKARKVTVVRGLGRFLDANHVEVELTKGDGQDLAGQKEVIRFQKAIIAAGSQPVKLPFLPEDPRIVDSTGALLLKSIPKRMLVIGGGIIGLEMATVYSTLGSRIDIAEMMDGLMAGADRDLEKVWEKFNAGRFEKIMLKTRASKAEVKADGIQVSFEGEGAPAEAQTYDLVLVAVGRTPNGKKIDASAAGVIVDERGFIPVDNQMRTNVNHIFAIGDIVGQPMLAHKAVHEGHVAAEAAAGEKSYFDAKQIPSVAYTDPEVAWAGLTEEQCKAQGIAYEKGLFPWAASGRAIANGRDEGFTKLIFDATSKRIIGGGIVGTHAGDLIGEVCLAIEMGADAVDIGKTIHPHPTLGESVGLAAEAALGHCTDLPPVKKKTH, from the coding sequence ATGGCTAAGCAAATTATTCTCGTACCGGATATTGGTGATTATTCAGATGTACCGGTAATTGAAGTGCTCATCAAGGTTGGCGATGTTATTGAAAAGGAACAGCCCTTACTGGTTCTGGAATCCGACAAAGCAACTATGGAAGTGCCGGCAGATTCTGCTGGAACCATTTTGAGTATCTCTGTAAAAGCTGGCGACAAAGTTAGCAAGGGTAGTGCTGTTGCAGAAATTGAAGTAGGGGCAGCTGCAGTACCCCAGGCTTCGACACCTGTCGCAAGTTTATCTCCTGCACCTGCTCCAGCAGCCACTCCTGTGATCAGTGCTCCTATTGCAGGTCAATATAGCGGCAAAGTGGATCATGAGTGTGAGGTGCTCGTCTTAGGTGCTGGCCCTGGTGGATATAGTGCCGCATTCCGAAGTGCGGATTTAGGCATGAGCACTATCTTGATAGAGCGTTATGCGACCTTAGGTGGTGTTTGCTTGAACGTAGGTTGTATTCCATCCAAAGCCTTGCTGCATACAACGGCAGTGATGGATGAAGTCAAGACTATGTCTAAGCATGGCATTAGTTATGGAGCCCCAAAAATTGAAATCGATCAACTGCGCGGCTATAAAGACTCTGTTATCGCCAAGTTAACGGGTGGATTAGCTGGGATGGCTAAAGCACGCAAAGTAACTGTAGTGCGTGGTCTAGGTCGCTTCTTGGATGCCAATCATGTTGAGGTTGAGCTTACAAAAGGTGACGGCCAAGACTTAGCCGGTCAAAAGGAAGTGATTCGTTTTCAGAAGGCAATCATTGCGGCGGGAAGTCAACCGGTTAAGCTGCCGTTCTTGCCGGAAGATCCACGCATTGTGGATAGTACAGGGGCCTTATTACTCAAGAGCATTCCAAAGCGGATGTTAGTCATTGGTGGCGGAATTATTGGTTTGGAGATGGCGACGGTCTACAGCACGCTAGGCTCTCGTATTGATATTGCCGAAATGATGGATGGCCTGATGGCAGGTGCTGATCGTGATTTAGAAAAGGTTTGGGAGAAATTCAATGCCGGCCGTTTTGAAAAGATCATGCTCAAGACTCGTGCCTCTAAAGCCGAAGTCAAAGCTGACGGTATTCAGGTTAGCTTTGAAGGTGAGGGCGCTCCCGCAGAAGCTCAGACTTACGATTTAGTATTGGTTGCAGTTGGCCGCACACCTAACGGTAAGAAGATTGATGCCTCTGCTGCAGGAGTTATTGTGGACGAGCGGGGCTTTATACCAGTCGACAATCAAATGCGTACTAATGTTAATCACATCTTCGCTATTGGCGATATCGTTGGCCAACCTATGCTTGCTCATAAGGCGGTGCATGAGGGTCACGTTGCAGCTGAAGCGGCTGCAGGTGAAAAATCTTACTTTGACGCCAAACAAATTCCATCTGTTGCGTATACCGATCCTGAAGTAGCTTGGGCTGGTTTGACAGAGGAGCAGTGCAAAGCTCAGGGCATCGCTTACGAAAAAGGCTTATTCCCTTGGGCTGCCAGCGGTAGAGCCATTGCCAATGGCCGTGACGAAGGCTTTACCAAACTCATTTTTGACGCTACCAGCAAGCGCATCATCGGTGGCGGTATTGTGGGTACACATGCTGGTGACTTGATTGGCGAGGTTTGTCTTGCAATTGAGATGGGTGCTGATGCGGTGGATATTGGTAAAACAATTCACCCGCACCCAACTCTAGGTGAGTCGGTTGGATTGGCTGCTGAGGCTGCTTTGGGCCATTGCACTGATCTGCCGCCGGTAAAAAAGAAAACCCATTAA
- the aceF gene encoding dihydrolipoyllysine-residue acetyltransferase, protein MSQLIDIKVPDIGDYKDVPVIEVLVKAGDRVEKEQSIVVLESDKATMDVPSSHSGVVKEVKIKVGDSISEGAIVLVLEESGASAPAATQAAAPVAAKAEPVAAPAPKVEPPIVRAPAPPPVSNTPVEVDPTASHASPSVRKFARELGVTVHQVKGSGPKGRITQEDVQAFVKAAMSGGPGNVSNASGGSLGGLNLIPWPKVDFSKFGETERQPLNRIKKLTAANLGRNWVMIPAVTYHEDADITDLEAFRILTNKENEKQGLKITMLAFLMKAAVAALKKYPEFNSSIDGDDLVLKKYFNIAFAADTPNGLVVPVIRDADKKGIFELARETSELAALARDGKLKPEQMQGASFTISSLGGIGGTYFSPIVNAPEVAILGVSKAAMKPVWDGKQFVPRLICPLSLSADHRVIDGALATRFNVYIAQLMSDFRRAAL, encoded by the coding sequence ATGAGCCAACTAATTGATATTAAAGTCCCGGATATTGGGGATTACAAAGATGTGCCTGTCATCGAGGTATTGGTAAAAGCCGGTGATCGTGTTGAAAAAGAGCAGTCTATTGTTGTGCTTGAATCAGATAAAGCAACTATGGATGTCCCCTCATCACATTCCGGCGTTGTGAAAGAAGTCAAGATTAAGGTGGGGGACTCGATTTCAGAGGGCGCCATCGTTCTGGTGCTTGAAGAAAGTGGCGCTTCAGCTCCAGCAGCAACTCAAGCTGCTGCTCCAGTAGCAGCGAAGGCAGAGCCTGTTGCAGCCCCAGCACCAAAAGTGGAGCCACCGATTGTGCGCGCACCTGCACCACCCCCTGTTAGCAATACTCCAGTTGAGGTTGATCCCACCGCAAGTCACGCAAGTCCTTCCGTGCGTAAATTTGCCCGTGAACTTGGTGTTACCGTTCATCAAGTTAAAGGATCGGGACCTAAAGGCAGAATTACACAGGAAGACGTTCAGGCCTTTGTAAAAGCTGCGATGAGTGGCGGCCCTGGAAACGTATCCAATGCGTCTGGCGGAAGCTTAGGTGGTCTGAATTTAATCCCTTGGCCTAAAGTTGATTTTTCCAAATTTGGCGAGACAGAGCGTCAGCCATTAAATCGTATTAAGAAGTTGACTGCTGCGAACTTAGGCCGCAACTGGGTCATGATTCCTGCCGTGACTTATCACGAAGATGCGGATATTACCGATCTTGAGGCATTTAGAATTCTCACGAATAAAGAGAATGAGAAGCAGGGTCTCAAAATCACAATGCTAGCGTTCTTGATGAAAGCTGCCGTTGCAGCACTGAAGAAGTACCCTGAGTTCAATAGCTCCATCGACGGTGATGACTTGGTATTGAAGAAGTACTTCAATATTGCTTTCGCCGCAGATACGCCAAATGGTTTGGTGGTGCCGGTGATACGTGATGCTGATAAAAAAGGTATCTTCGAGCTTGCTCGTGAAACCTCAGAGTTAGCAGCGCTTGCACGTGATGGTAAGTTAAAGCCAGAACAAATGCAGGGTGCTAGCTTTACGATCTCTTCTTTAGGTGGCATTGGTGGTACGTATTTCTCTCCTATCGTGAATGCACCTGAAGTGGCTATCTTAGGTGTAAGTAAGGCTGCCATGAAACCCGTTTGGGATGGCAAGCAATTTGTTCCGCGTTTAATTTGCCCATTGTCACTGAGTGCCGACCATCGCGTGATTGATGGTGCTTTGGCAACGCGTTTTAATGTCTATATCGCTCAGCTGATGTCCGACTTCCGTCGCGCAGCGCTTTAA